The following are encoded in a window of Nilaparvata lugens isolate BPH chromosome 13, ASM1435652v1, whole genome shotgun sequence genomic DNA:
- the LOC111044959 gene encoding uncharacterized protein LOC111044959, with the protein MKILIPVFTLIVCITLRLVLVEGGKNEENEDLAAESLFNKIADGKDHITEQDLINYQSRRDRMRLDGNLERELRRVLSSCPSQPVDLNEFKSIMNSMRRE; encoded by the exons atgaagatcTTGATCCCAGTATTCACACTCATTGTTTGCATCACATTACGTTTg GTACTTGTGGAAGgtggaaaaaatgaagaaaatgaggATCTCGCTGCTGAAT CTCTTTTCAACAAAATTGCGGATGGGAAAGATCATATCACTGAACAAGACttgatcaattatcaatcaAGACGGGACAGAATGCGATTGGATG GGAATCTTGAAAGAGAACTGAGACGTGTACTAAGTTCATGTCCTAGTCAACCAGTCGACTTGAATGAATTCAAGAGTATAATGAATTCAATGAGAAGAGAATAA